The region atatgtaacaaaatgcattttttttattttataaagatctGAACATGTGAACTTGTCTCAAATTACTTTTTAACAGTAGCTTATGTTAAGTATTGCCAAAACTCTAATCAACTCTGTACATATAACTACTAGTTTATAGGAAGTAAAAGAttagagaaacatgccaagaaatAACAGTGGAAATCCAATCAATAACCAGAGGAAACTCCAGGGTAAGTGatctgatttcttaaaaaaaaaaaactgcaaacaaaTGGAGATAGAGTGGGAATGTTAAAGGAGATTTGAGAGACGCATAATCACATAATAAAATGTTTGAACCCTGTCTGGATCATGATTCAGGAAATGTAAAATTGCCATCAGTAAGAAAATCTAAACACTGGATATTTGGTATTAATGaagtattattaattttttagggAGTAAAATGGTATGGTTGatactttggttttatttttttcatctagctttattgaggtataacagGTTGGagggtttttttgggttttttttttttttttttggctgtgctagtctttattgctgctgctgctcaggcttttctcgttgtggagagcaggggctactcttgtattgcttgggcttctcattgtgctggtttttcttgtggagcatgagctctagggcacaggcttagtagttgtggcacatgggctcagtagttgtgatttctgggctctagagcacagcctcaatagctgtggtgcatgggcttagttgctctgcagcatgctgGGTCcccagaccagggttcaaacccatgtctcctgcattggcaggtggattctttaccaccgagccaccagggaaaccagaggTTGGAGTTTTCAAAATCACTTTTATAGATATATCTGAAACTATTTCACTATGGGGAAGAATACTTGGTTTAATACATTATAAGGGATAAAGTGGCTATTCTCAGAAAAACTTTCCAATACATTTTAAAGTCAGAATTCGAACAGCCATTAAAGAAGCGACCTAGTTGGTATAGATAGTGTTGGGATTTGTTCAGCAGGTATATCTGCAGGAAATTTTTCTTGCTACTGGTTGCATGGCTTCCTTAGGCAAACTGCTGACTGAACAGACAGTGGCCACGGTGTTGCTAAATCTCATTTGACTGAGGGGAGGTGATAAAGCTAAGCTCAACATCCCTCAAGAGCAGCCAACTTGGGACAGGTCCCAAATACTCCTAGGCAAGTGTTTCCCCAACACACACCCACATGCCCTACTTTGACTTCTTCAAagatcagacacacacacaccccctacttcgcctccacacacacacgcacacacacccctactTTGTCTCCTTCAAAGATCACAGggtcccaggacttccctggtggtccagcacctGGCACCACAGGGGACCTGAGTTAAATGTCCAGTCTGGGAAGATTTTCACaggttgcagagcaactaagcgcatgtgccaacaactactgaagtctatgAGTCCTAGAGACTAGCCCctgtttgctgcaactagagaaagcttacctacagcaatgaagacccagcacagccaaaaataacggGGAGAAAAAAAGATCACAGGgtcccaaatacacacacacgcgcacgcacgcacgcacacacaccctaCTTTGCCTCCAAAGATCACAGggcaaaaaaaagaatggaaaaaagattACAGGGCAGCAAGTAAGCTGCCGATCTGGGACCTGAGGCGTCGAAGTTCCTCTGCAGTGCACCCTCTGCTATTGAAGGGTACCTGGCGGCAATCAGGTAAGTTTGTGTCAAAGTAGACATCCTAAAGAGTCGCTCCAAATTCTAAACAATCTAGACCTCAGGAGGCTATAAAAGCCTCAAACAGGCTGTTCTTTGTAATGCTTACAGCTCCCGTACGGTCTCAGAGGAGTCCTGGACAAAAGCACAAGTTGAGTGAACGTGTGCTAGAGCAAACTGGGAACCCAGAGAAGAGTAAGCTGAAGGGGAGTGCCAAGTCTTGCGGACCACCAGAAGGACATGCAGACGACACAACCCTCCGAAAGGTCCCCTGGGTAAAGAGGAACGAGCAGTTTAAAGAAGGGTACCGTCTCCCAAATCTGCGAAGCCGGTCCCGGGAAGCGTGACCTGACGTGATCTGAGATACCTCGGCGGGCAGGCAGGGGGCCAGCGCGAGGTTGGGTGAAGGAAGGCAGAATAGTGAGGACCTGGTAGAGGTTTCGGGCAGGACTGCCTTGTTTGGTGCGACATCCCTCAAACTAACTTGCCGTTCAGTAAATATCTAATTACCGATTGCTGGAGGGAGCCTTCCGCGGGCCTGAACACCGGCTAATTGCTGTCTCAGACTACCTCCACAAGACGGCTTTGCCTATAAGACGAGCTGTACTGGAAAGCAGCGGCCCGCGTACACCCGCCTCCAGGCCCCGCCCAGAGCCGCACCGAGAGTGCGCAGACAGCGCCCGCCGTTTACGACGAGCCGCAAAGCAGTGGCCGCAGCAAGCGCTGGGTGGGCCGGGCCGCTATGGGGGTGAGTGGAAGCGAGCCGCCGATAGGGCAAGAGCGGGGAAGTGGCGAGAACCTCGGAGGCAGGAGCTCGCGCCAGGAGGGAATGAGGAGAGTGGGCTCGTGCTGAGAGCCGGGAGGCAAAGCTCGTgcggggaagggaggagaggggcggggcaggggctaCAGGGGCTGCGCAGGCGCTGTTGACGCAGTCGCCCTGGCGCTCCTTCTCAGAAAATCGCGCTGCAGCTCAAAGCCACGCTTGAGAATGTCACCAACCTCCGGCCAGTGGGCGAAGACTTCCGGTGGTACCTGAAGGTAAGGCTGGAGGGGCGGGGCTCTAGACGTCTAGGTGGAGGCATTTCCGGCCTCTAGTGGGGGCGCCAAGGCCGGGCTCGCGTAAAACTTTCCCATTCTGATCCCAGTGGTGAACAGGAGCTTTCTCTCGGGCAAGATGAGAAatgcttgttcagttcagttcagttcagttcagttcagtcgctcagtcgcgtccgactctttgcgaccccatgaatcgcagcacgccaggcctccctgtccatcaccaactcccggagtttactcaaactcatgtccatcgagtcggtgatgccatccagccatctcatcctctgtcgtccccttctcctcctgcccccaatccctcctagcatcagggtctttttcagtgagtcagctcttcgtatgaggtggccaaagtattggagtttcagcttcagcatcagtccttccaatgaatacccaggactgatctcctttaggatgaactggttggatctccctgctgtccaagggactctcaagagtcttctccaacaccacagttcaaaagcatcaatttttcggcgctcagctttcttcacagtccaactctcacatccatacatgaccactggaaaaaccatagccttgaccagacagacctttgttggcaaagtaatgtctctgctttttaatatgctatctaggttggtcataactttccttccaaggagtaagcgtcttttaatttcatggctgcaatcaccatctgcagtgatattggagcccaaaataataaagtctgacactgtttccactgtttccccatctattttccatgaagtgatgggaccagatgccatgatcttagttttctgaatgttgagttttaagccaactttttcactctcctcttttactttcatcaagaggctctttataaagttcttccctttctgccataagagtggtgtcatctgcatatctgaggttattgatatttctcccagcaatcttgattctagcttgtgcttcttccagcccagcatttctcatgatgtactctgcatataagttaagtaagcagggtgacaatatacagccttgacatactccttttcctatttggaaccagtctgttgttccatgtccagttctaactgttgcttcctgacctgcatataggtttctcaagagatgggtcaggtggtctggtattcccatctcttttagaattttccacagtttattgtgatccacacagtcaaaggctttggcatagtcaaaaaagcagaaataaatgtttttctggaactctcttgctttttcgatgatccagcttattaaatgttctcttttcttctgggtataattttatgttttccttttaaaagcttATTGATTAATTCTTAATTAGCAGTGTCTTGAAATTCCTTTTGTAATTTTTCCCTCCATTAAATGTTTCATGGTACATAACGACCCTAGAGGAAAGACTACTTGCAGGGATCTTGTGATTATTTAATAAGAATAACTTCACCTCTTTTCTTGATCAGGTTTATTTTTGTGCAGGGTTGCACCCTTACTTCCCCACCCATATTTGTAAATCTGGTACCCTAGTGCCATGGTCTACAGAGGTCCTCATCTTATTTGAGCAGTTGAGGCCCTTCCCTTTCCCACATTCCAGACCTTCTCATCTGTTTTCCTTCTTGTCTAAATCCCAGTATCCTTCAGTACCTGGAAAAATCCCTTGTTCTGGAAACTTTCTGACcacctttattttcaaatttttggaaGCCCGAATGCCAGGTCTTGAGGAATTGATGGTCTCTAGCTTCAAAAAGCAGAATTTAGAGAAGGAGACAAAGAAATAGAATAGCAACAGTGATAAGTACTTCTACCAGCAACCTTCCATTCTGTGAGAACACAGAGGAAGCTCCTAACTCAATGGGTGTTGTGTAGAATTTGAAGCCATTTCTGTACCACATGAGTCTTGAATCCATAGCCAGACTGAGCACTTCTTAGAGGAGGATGGGCCAGTCAACAGGAGAAACACTTTGCCCAGAGATTAGTCTGGTTGTGTCCTTAGATGGCTGATAAGATTATGAGCCTGCCCACCTCACCCCGTTTTTGCCGTTCCCTCAGCATCTGTCCAGCTGAGCCAGCTACTTTACTAATACTCTTTTTCCCTCCCCTCAAGATGAAATGTGGCAACTGTGGTGAGATTTCAGAGAAGTGGCAGTACATTCGGCTGATGGTAACTGTTCCCCCACCACTATACccgcacacaaatacacacaggtCTCTGGGCAGGGATCTGTGGCCCTAAGCTCTCTGGCCTTTGGACCCCACTTTCTGTGGTTTGGGAGGGCAGGCATTGGTGTGATCAACACTGGGAACAATAGGCCCTGGGATGTGAGGCAAGAGTTCAGGGGGGGAGTCCTTTTCTCAGTCCCAAGAAGTCTCCCCAGGATTCTTGTCCTAGCAAGTTCCTCACCCTGTCTGGGTTTTCATCTCTTTAACTGGATAATAAGCGGTAGGACCGGGTCTCCTGAGGACCCTTACACCTGACTGATACGTGACTAGAGGTTCTGTTTCCTGCTTGCCAGGACAGTGTGGCACTGAAGGGAGGCCGTGGCAGTGCCTCCATGGTCCAGAAGTGCAAGCTGTGTTCGAGGGAAAACTCCATTGGTAGGTAGACCATGGGCACTGCCTCTGCCAGGCGGGCCCGCAGCTTGCTGGTGCCAGACTGAAAGCATGCTCCTGTTACCTGTGGGTGGACCCAGCCTGAGGCACCCAAGCCTCAACAGTAGACTCTTGCAGAGAGCACCATCTGGGTACCTGATAGGGCCAGGACGTGGGCTCAAATCAACTTTGTCTTCTCTTTTACATTTCAGAGATTTTGAGCAGCACCATCAAATCTTACAACGTAAGTTTCCCGCTGCAGTGCAGGCATGGTGGGATTAGATCAAAGCTGGGAACTAGGAGCCCTGTGTTCTAGAGTTATTTCTGCACCAGAGTGACGAGCTACGGGACAAACTGACTGCACTTGCTGACTTGTTCGTTCATTCATTGTGTCAGTCATTTATTCACCTGACACTGACTGAATACTTGGTAGGAAAAAGGCTCAAAACCAGACTATTGTAGTGCTCTCTTAAAAGTCTGGGCTGTGGGAGCTTACACGACCTCTGACCCAACCTGCCCACTCAGTTTCCAACACTGGGAACACTTGCCTTGTCTACATCTTAGAGGACTAGTGAGTCTTCTCTGTGTCCATGGGTGGGATAGTCCTTGAATGGTGCGTCCATCCTTGCTATCTGATTTTATTAGACATTTATTTATGTCACTGTGTAGCGTATTAGTCCAGAAGTGAGGGAGGGAATGTATGCTTTGGGTCTGTGTATTTAAAGAAGGGTAATTActtgtctttatccattccttatTTGGCGTTTTTGGAAAATGACTGCCTTATGGCAAACTCTCAGCTTTGTCCTGAAGTTAAAAAATCACATAAGGAAAAATCACATAAGGACTTGCCCTCAAGTAAATCATAATCTAGTGAAAGAGACAGACCGGGAAACAAAACTACACTAAGGACAGGTGCTTGGTTGGCATGCAGGAAGTGTTTCtgcagagtgaatgaatgagaatgAATGTGTAGGTGTAGTCCCTACACATTGTCCTACAATGAATGTGTAGGACGTATGGACCCAAGGGTCAGGTAGGCCCAAATTTTGGTTATACCACTCCACTCATCGAGCATCCTCCACATGCATCTCCCACTTCAAAGGTCTTAAGTCAGCCCCCGCCTTCACAGCATGGCAGATGGTTACCAAAAGGCCATAGCTAAGTGTACCGAGGTCTTTTGGATGATCTGGAAACCTTACACCTCAACATTCTTCTCATAGTTTTTACTTTGATAATTTTCTCTACCATTTATTGACTATAGTGTCAGTTCCTATGCTGGGCACTTCACACCTAGTTCAGACTCTCACGATAAAGCTGTAGTGGGTTCCTCAGCTCCATCTGACAATCTTAGGCCCAGGAGGCAAGCGAAGCAGAACTGTGTGTGAGCTCACATCCAGGCGCCCCAGCCCGAGTCCACATTCAGAAAGATATCACAGTGAGCCTGTGCCAAGGTGGCCTTCTTCCAGAGAGAGAAGGGTGGCTTCTGAAGCCCATTCTGGGCTCACGGGGCTGTAGGATCATCCTGGGCCCGGTTGGGCCTGCCTCCTCAACACACTTCCTTTATAGGCTGAAGACAACGAGAAATTCAAGACGATAGTAGAGTTTGAGTGTCGAGGACTTGAACCAGTGGATTTCCAACCCCAGGTACCTGTCTTCCCAGGGAACCTGTATGTTTGGGGAAGGTGTATACTGCAGGAAGTGACAGCAGAACTGTGCCTCCTGCAGAGACCATGGAGCAGGAATTCTCCTTCCTAAGAATAATCGTTGTTATCTCTTAAACAGCTAATGTATGTTGGACACCAAGCTTGTTACTTTTAATGTTAcgtcacttaatcctcacagtaacctTGTGAGGTTTATTCATCcagtttttcagatgaggaaagaaCTTCAGAGATTTTGTGACTTGCTCAGGGAAAGCAGTAAACACGAGCAGTAATTTGAACCCACATCTATCCAACTCCAGAGCCAGTGCTCATGGCACTAGATTTGTGTAGCATTTTCACCTCACAACCCTTTGAGGTAGGCAGAAGAGATTAtattgttatccccatttcataagtaagaaaactgaggtccacAGAGGGAAGTGACATGCCTGGGGTCTTTCAGAAAACCAGGGGTGATGGAAGGGTTTACCCCACACCTCCTGCCTTCTAGGCCAGGGCTCTAATTTGGAGAAACCACTCTTAGTCTAAGGGCAGCTGCCAGGCCCTGGGGTCTCAGTAGTTATTCCAAAACAGTATCCCACATTGCGTCTGAGTCCTCCTGTGCCAGAGGGTTGTGAGATGGGCCAGGTCCCTGGCCAGGCCCGCCTGCCACACCGCTGCCTTCCCCCTGATTAACTGCTGCCTTCCTCTCACCTGCAGGCTGGGTTTGCTGCCGAGGGTGTGGAATCAGGGACAGTCTTCAGTGACATTAATCTACAGGAGAAGGTACAGGACTTGGGGGCCTTGTGGGGAGCTGTAGGGCACCTCGTGGGAATTATCTTTTTGCTGAACAAGGCTCGTCAGCGAGGTGCTGACTC is a window of Muntiacus reevesi chromosome 1, mMunRee1.1, whole genome shotgun sequence DNA encoding:
- the CZIB gene encoding CXXC motif containing zinc binding protein isoform X1, whose amino-acid sequence is MGKIALQLKATLENVTNLRPVGEDFRWYLKMKCGNCGEISEKWQYIRLMDSVALKGGRGSASMVQKCKLCSRENSIEILSSTIKSYNAEDNEKFKTIVEFECRGLEPVDFQPQAGFAAEGVESGTVFSDINLQEKDWTDYDEKAQESVGIYEVAHQFVKC
- the CZIB gene encoding CXXC motif containing zinc binding protein isoform X2; this encodes MGKIALQLKATLENVTNLRPVGEDFRWYLKMKCGNCGEISEKWQYIRLMDSVALKGGRGSASMVQKCKLCSRENSIEILSSTIKSYNAGFAAEGVESGTVFSDINLQEKDWTDYDEKAQESVGIYEVAHQFVKC